Genomic segment of Paenibacillus sp. FSL R5-0623:
AATTATGGTGGAATATGCGGCTGGAGGACATGATATCTTCATTTTGCCTGAGTCCGACATGAAACAATACGGAAGTAATGGCTCCAATGTTCCGCTGGATGATACTTTTGATCCCAAGAAGTTTGAACGGGGTGTATTTGAGGGTGGAGTATTGGTAGAGAAAGGTGAAGGAGATGCAGGTTCAGATCTCAAGCAAGAATCACATCTTTACGGCATTCCGCTCGAAGATATGAAAATGTTTAAAGATGTAGAATATGCTGCGAGCAATTTGTTCGCCACCATTCCAGTGTCATCTTCCAATGTCGAAGAATCCAAAAAAGTGCTGAAGGCGCTGACAGAGTAAAGAAAATTCAGAATGGCTATGGAAGGAGGGAAGCGGATTGCTGATTACGGTCACAGGCGGCATAGGTAGTGGTAAAACCCGGTTTGCCCTCAAGTACGCAGCCGGAATTAGCCGGGAGGGTGTATATTTATCCACCGGTGATCATGATCCCGTTATTCCCGAATTGCCATCCGCTCATTATCGTGCCATTCATGCCGGGAACGGTCAGCATCTGACAGAGGTGATCACCCAGATTAATCGGGAATCCAATCTGTTTTTGGCGGATCAGCGAATTGTAATTGTAGACAGTCTGACCTCCTGGATGGCTGCCGGTTTCAGGGCAACAGAGGATCTGGATCATCAGCGTTCAGAGACACAGCTTTTGCTTGATGCTTTATTGTCTTATCAGGGGAAGTTGCTTGTGATTACCAATGAAATGCATGGTACATTGCATCCTACCGAGGAAGAACGAATATTTACAGCGAGAATGGCTTCGGTGAACCGGATGCTGCAGATACATGCTGAAAAGATGTACATGCTGGTATCCGGTCTGGCTATCGATCTTAAAAGTCAGGGCATGCGAAATGAAGATGAACGATAGCGAGATGACATAAACGGGTGACATAAAGAAGCCTCCTTAACCACGAATTGGTGGCGAGGAGGCTTTATTTATTAAGCTATCCTTTTTATTTCTGCTTTTTGCTACGTCTGATCCACCAGATGATACATCCGATGACAATGATGGCCAGAATGACGTACACTACAATGGAATAGATGTCCATAAAGTGCAAAATGCTCTCCCATGATGCGCCAAGCGCAGCACCAACGCAGACAAGAATGACATTCCAGATTAATGTACCAATGGTTGTAAAGAGAAGGAATAAACCAAATTTCATATTGGACATGCCTGCGGGAATGGAGATAAGACTACGGACGAGGGGAACCATTCGGCAGAATAATACGGTCCACATGCCATATTTGTCAAACCATGCATCGACACGGTGAATATCCTCTTTTTTGATGCGCAGAACATGTCCCCAGCGTTCCACAATTTTCTCAAGGCGTTCAACGTCAATGAGTAGACCAATACCATACAGGATCACAGCACCAAGGACAGAGCCAATAGTTGCGGCGATAATAACTCCTGGAATAGTGAGACTGGTATAGGTGGTCATGAATCCGCCAAACGGCAGGATAATTTCGGATGGAATCGGGGGAAATACGTTCTCAAGAGCAATAATGAGTGCAATGCCTATGTAGCCGTATTGTTCCATGAAATCGGTTATCCAGTTTTGCATAATCGTCTCCTTTACTTTTGGTTTCCTTTGATTTGTCGTATACTCGGCAGAGCACACCAATTCTTATATACGTGTAAAGCGATAAAGGGGTTTCTGAAAAAATGGCATTCCCGTATTCATTATTATATTACCAATTGGAGGGATAACGATGGGCATATATACACGAACAGGTGACGAAGGACAGACTTCGGTCATCGGTGGACGCGTCATCAAGGATGATGACCGAGTTGAGGCTTATGGCACGATTGATGAATTGAACTGTTTTGTAGGCCAAGCGATCAGCCTTATTGACTCTGCTCAAGGGGAATTCGAAGATCTGCGTGAACATCTGCTGGAAGTTCAGCAGGAACTGTTTGATTGCGGGTCGGATCTGGCCTTTGTGAAGATTAGTGAGACCAAATATAAGGTGAGAGATGAGATGGTCACACGTCTGGAACAATGGATCGACCAGTATGATGCAGAGAATCCAAAAGTGGAACGGTTCATTATTCCAGGTGGCAGTCAGCTGTCTTCTGCTCTTCATGTGTGCCGTACTGTATGTCGTCGCGCAGAGCGTCGCACAGTAACACTTGGACAACATACAGATATTAATCCGTCTGTACGGCGGTATCTAAACCGACTGTCTGATTACTTCTTCGTGGTTGCACGGACAGCCAACGCGAGACAACAGGTGGCGGATATTGAATATGTGCGGAGCAAAAAAGTCTTCCGCCGCAAAGAATGAGCCAGTATTATTCGCCAATTGTCTACACGGTGACCGAACAAGAAGATGGCTGGCTGCTGAAGACCGTGCTTCAGCGCCGGCTGCTGGTTTCGCGTAAGCTGTTGTCCAAAATTAAGCTGACGGAGCAAGGTGTCATGTTAAATGGAGAGCGCGTATACATTAGCGTGAAGGTAGCTGCGGGTGATATCGTTGAAGTTCGGATGGAGCAAGAGGAATCGGATGATATTTTGCCTGAACCTATTCCGTTTACCGTTCTGTATGAAGATGAGCACTTGCTTATTGTCAACAAGGATGCGGGCATCATCGTTCATCCGACGCATGGACATTATACGGGTACTTTGGCAAATGGCGTTGTTCATTACTGGAAAACCAAAGGCGAGCGTTTCCGGTTTAGACCGATTCATCGTCTTGATCAGGAAACGTCAGGTGTTCTTGCTATAGCCAAGAACCCTTATGTCCATCAACATGTCTCTGAACAGATGATCGCTGGAACAGTGGACAAGAAATATATTGCACTTGTGCACGGCAGCCCTGTCCCGGAACAAGGGGCGGTGGACGGACCGATTGACCGCGATCCTGAAGAGCCACACCGCCGAATCGTAACACCTGATGGTTATGCTGCAAGAACGTTGTACACGACCGTAACACGTTGGTCAGAGGGCAGCGCCAGTGCGATAAGCCTCAAGCTGGAAAGTGGCAGAACCCATCAGATCAGGGTACATATGACGTCCATCGGCTGTCCATTAATCGGTGATCGAATGTACAAGACACTACGTGTGCACGAGATCGATGAGCAGACCATGGCTGTTCGGGATGAACGGGACAGCTGGATCGAACGCCAGGCCTTGCATGCCTGTGAGCTGACGTTCGAACATCCCATTCTACAGGAACGCATAACGTTCCAGGCTCCTTTTCCAGCAGATATGGCTGCGCTGGAGAAGCGTTTGAATGATGAGGCAGCTCCCAGAGAAGAACTGTAGGAAGTTGCGATGAGGGACTTAGATCTGCACCTCGTATCGCAGTTTTCTGCACACCCCGTCCCTGCTTGGCAGTCAACCTTGGTTGGCTAACTTGTGTGAGGGATGCTTCATGCACCCGAACAGCATGCCGTAGGCTAATCTATATGTTCTATGGTTAATGTATTGATGTTTAGCATTTTCATGTTAAATCTTTTAAGATTTAGACCCAAAAAAATATAGCGAATGTGTGTTTTTGATCTCATTCGCCAAAGTCAGTAAAGTTGCATGGCGATGGTATCGATTTGGAGCGACTTTTGGATTTGCGAAGCAAACCAAGGGAAGCGACAAGTCGAAACCGGAGCCACACCGGAGCCACACTAGGAGGAACACATACCATGAGTAACTTAAAAATATATCAATATGCCAAATGCGGCACATGTCGCAAAGCTGTAAAATGGCTTGAAGCTCAAGGACATGAGCTGGAGTTAATCCCTATTTTTGACTCACCGCCATCAGAATCTGAACTAACAGAACTCATCCAAAAGAGTGGACTGGAAGTGAAAAAGTTCTTTAATACGAGTGGGGAAGTATATAAAGAACAACAATTGAAGGACAAGCTTCCAGGCATGTCCGCTGATGAACAGATTCGTTTACTGGCTTCCAATGGTCGTCTGATCAAACGTCCGATCGTTACGGATGGAGAAAAGGTGACGGTTGGATTCAAGGAAGAAACGTACGAGCAGGAATGGAATAACGCATAAACGCGCTGAATATTAGCCTTGAATTGTTCAAAATTCAGGGCTTTTTTGGCTGAACGATGGTTGGCGGAACTATGCTATAATGATAGAATTAGTTTCGTATTTTATATGCTAGATTTAGATAGGAGAGAACAAATTCAAGTGAATCAACGTAATGAACCTACTTTGTTGCTGGTAGACGGTATGGCGGTGTTGTTCCGTGCTTTTTATGCGACATCTGCAAGCGGATATATCAGACGTACAAAGGCAGGATTGCCTACCAACGCAGTCTACGGATTTATCCGTTATTTCTGGGATGCGGTTCAGACTTTTGGGCCAAGTCATGTCGTATGTTGTTGGGATATGGGCGGTAAGACGTTCCGCGGTGAAGAATACGCAGCTTACAAAGGCAACCGGGCGGAAGCTCCGGACGACCTGATTCCCCAGTTTGCCCTGATCCGTGAAGTGATGGATAGCCTGGGTATTCCAAATATAGGTGCACAAGGATTCGAAGCTGACGATTGTATCGGGACACTTGCGAAGTATTATACCGAAGAGACAGATATGAATGTTATGGTACTGACGGGTGACCACGACATGTTGCAACTGATCAATGATCGCACAAGTATCATTATTATGAAAAAAGGCCATGGCAACTACATGGTGTACAACCCTGAAACGCTCATGGCTGAGAAACAACTGACACCTCGTCAAGTGATTGACATGAAGGGTCTGATGGGAGACGCCAGCGACAATTATCCCGGAGTACGGGGAATTGGTGAGAAAACAGCGTTGAAGCTTGTACAGGAATACGGTTCCATTGAAGGGATTCTGAGCAACATGGATAAACTAACCCCTTCGGTGCGTAACAAGATCGAGAATGATCTGGACATGCTTCATCTGTCCCGCAAACTGGCAGAGATTCATTGTGCTGTTCCGGTTGCCTGTGCGCTGGATATCTGTGAATTGCGTCTTGACCCGGATATGGTGATGGACAAGTTTGAACAACTTGAGATGAAGAGCCTTGGCTCTTGGATGGGAGTGGCAATAGGGTGAGCAACATGAAGAACGTACGAACAGGCAAAAAGTGGTGGACAGGGGCTATGGCCCTCGTCCTGGTCTTGCCCGTAATTCTTTCGGGAGCAGTAAGTGCACCACAGACAGTGGATGCCAAAGCAGCAATTAGCACCAAAGTACAGAAAGTAAAAGCAGCAGGACGTAATTTTACCGTACAGACCATTTCGATTCCAAAGGGAACACCGGTTACCGTGGGACTCGCGAAGAAGCAAGTGGGCCAGACGGCAACATTGCCATCAATCGTGAAAGCCTATGGTGCACAAGCAGCCATTAACGGAGCATTTTTTGAAGCATACAACGGAGCACCAGATCCATATGGCATGTTAATAGCAAATGGTAAGGTCATACATATTGGAAGATACGGAACATCCATCGGATTTAAGGAAGACGGCTCGGCGATCATGGACTCACTTCAGGTGAGTTTGACAGGTAAAGTAACGGATACCAAAGGTAAATCACGCAGTTGGTATGCCACCTTTATTAATCGAACGCCTTCGGCGAACGCAAGCATTACGATGCTGTATACGCCTGAACGAGGTGCCACAGTCGGGTTCAAAGGTGGCACTGCGGTTGTCATGGAGAAAGGTATCGTGACCAAAAAAGTGCCCAATACAAATGTAGCGATTCCTAAGAATGGCTCGGTATTGGTCTTCACAGGCAACCAAAAGTCTTCTTCAGACCGTTTCACCGTTGGTTCGACCGTAGAAATGAATTATAAGTATACGAACGCAGCAGGCAAAGAGATCCCTTGGCAAGATGTAGTTACTGCTGTTGGGGCAGGACCACGTCTGGTAAAAGACGGCAAGGTAGCTGTCAATCCGACGAGCGAAGGTTTCAAGGATGCCAAGATTCTTAATGCTTCCGGAGCCAGAAGTGGTATTGCGATTATGGCAGACGGTTCTGTTATGCTGGCTACCGTTTCCGGAGCGACAATCAAGGAGTGGGCAGCGGTGATGCAGAAGCTTGGTGCCAAACAGGCCATGAACCTGGATGGCGGTGCTTCCTCGGGTATGTATGCCGGGGGCAAAATGCTGACTTCTCCAGGCCGGCTCTTGAGTAATACACTGGTATTTGGCGGCTCTGTGCGTTAAAAGAAAGTGATTATTGGGAGGTATGACGCAAATGACACTCACATCTGATCGAAAGCCAGGGGAGGGTACAGCTGTTCTGGCCATTAATGTAGGGTTGCCGCAGCCGCTCCCTGGGCAGAAGCGTGAAGTGCTGAGCGGCATTGTGAAACATCCTGTATCCGACGCGGTTTTCCTGTCATTCACTGGAATGACAGGGGACTCGCAGGCGGATCTGGTGCATCATGGCGGCCCTGACAAAGCCGTTTGTGTATACGATTACAGTCGTTATACGGTGCTGGAACAGCTGATGGATCGCAAGCTGAACTGGGGAGCTTGTGGAGAAAATCTGACAGTTGAAGGCTGTGCCGAAGAAGATGTCCGGATTGGTGATGTGTACGAGTTGGGCGAAGCCACAGTACAGGTCAGTCAGCCCAGACAACCTTGCTTCAAACTGGGTGCGAGGTATGACTATAAGGAGTTGCCTGTTTATTTTCAGGAGAGTGGACATACCGGCTTTTACTTTCGTGTACTGCAAGAAGGGGAGGTTCGGCCTTCATCGATATTTCGACGAATCAGCACCGATCCTTCATCCATGACGGTTCTTGAAGCCAATCGAATTATGCATCAGGGGAAAGAAGATATGGAAGGTATTCAGGCGTTACTGGCCATACCTGCGCTGTCAGACAGCTGGAGGCAAACGTTAATGAAACGATTGTCCAAGCTGGCGAACAAGTAGCAGGGTAATTATAGTGTTATCAAGAAAAGTAATCCGAATTCCTTTTTTAAACTAACTTGGGAGTGTGACTAACATGACGATCTTAGGCGCAATTGAAGCAGGCGGAACCAAATTTGTATGTGGTATTGGCACAGAGAACGGAGAAGTTCTGGAACGCGTAAGTTTTCCAACAACAACACCGGAAGAGACAATGGCTCAAGTGATTTCATTTTTTGAAGGCAAAGGCATTGAAGCTCTGGGTGTAGGTTCATTCGGTCCGATTGATCCGATTGAAGGAAGCCCAACATATGGCTATATCACAACAACACCAAAACCACATTGGGGACAGTATAACGTGATTGGCAAGCTCAAGGAGCATTTTAATGTGCCGATGACATTTGATACGGATGTGAATGGTGCGGCACTTGGAGAAGCAACCTGGGGCGCTGCACAAGGTCTTGAGAGCTGTCTGTATATCACTGTGGGTACAGGTATTGGTGCTGGCGCTGTGGTTGGTGGTAAAATGGTCCATGGATTGTCACATCCTGAGATGGGACATATCATTGTACGCAGACATCCGGAGGATACATACGAAGGTTTCTGTCCGTATCATGGTGACTGCCTCGAAGGTCTTGCAGCAGGACCAGCCATTAACAAACGTTGGGAGCAACCGGCTTATGAACTGCCTGCAGATCATAAAGCTTGGGAGATCGAAGCGCATTATCTGGCGCATGCACTGATGAATTATGTTCTGATTCTCTCTCCGCAGAAAATCGTCATGGGTGGCGGAGTAATGAAGCAGGAGCACCTGTTCCCGATGGTGCGTAGCAAACTGCAGGAGTTGCTGGCAGGATACGTTCAGCATCCGGCGCTTCAATCCGACATTGACCAGTATGTTGTGTCACCAGGACTTGGAGACAATGCGGGTCTGTGTGGTTCGCTGGCGCTTGCCAAGTTGGCATTGAATAAATAGGTTATTAAGGGATTGACGAATTTTACCATTGTGGTATGATATGGGCAACAGCATAGTACGGTTAATGAGGAAGCACCTCTCTTGCATGGATTTTGCAGGAGGGGTGTTTTTTTTGTGCTGCCTGTAGGTAGCGTAACTAACCCGTATAGGCTGAAATGTTAAAGGGAGGGAACAGAAAATGGAAGTCATTTTCATGAACAGATTGTCTAAAATGTCAGATCAGAATGCAGAGTATGCACAGCTATGGATTGGGGAGGAGGAAGATAGTTGGCAGCTGGGATGGAGCCGCTACGAGGAAGGAGAGCGTGAGGACAGCATCTGGTATGAAGGGACTTCTTGGGAGGAGCTGCTTCATATTTACCGTCTTCAGCTTGCGATACAGATGAGTGAGGGGTACCGACCGCAGTTGCAGGGGTTATTTCATGAGAATGATGATCTGAAATCACGCAGTTATGGTGGACAGCGCCTCCATTGTTATAGTGAGTTATATGGCAATGAGCAATTATATACGGATCTGTGCACATGGCGCAGGAAGAGAGCTGTGTCTGACCGGAAGGCACCGTATTTTGTTGCAACGAATCGTCTGCTGCGTTTGATCAGTGCCTTCGTTCCGCAATCGCTGGATGAACTGATGCAACTGCCGGGCGTGGGAGAGAGCAAAGCAACTGAGTATGGTACGGAATGGATGGAGATTACAAGCGGGTTGGAGCGTTCAACGACATTCCCGCTGGACTGGGTATATACGGCGCTGAAGGAAGAAG
This window contains:
- a CDS encoding cob(I)yrinic acid a,c-diamide adenosyltransferase, with the protein product MGIYTRTGDEGQTSVIGGRVIKDDDRVEAYGTIDELNCFVGQAISLIDSAQGEFEDLREHLLEVQQELFDCGSDLAFVKISETKYKVRDEMVTRLEQWIDQYDAENPKVERFIIPGGSQLSSALHVCRTVCRRAERRTVTLGQHTDINPSVRRYLNRLSDYFFVVARTANARQQVADIEYVRSKKVFRRKE
- a CDS encoding bifunctional adenosylcobinamide kinase/adenosylcobinamide-phosphate guanylyltransferase, producing the protein MLITVTGGIGSGKTRFALKYAAGISREGVYLSTGDHDPVIPELPSAHYRAIHAGNGQHLTEVITQINRESNLFLADQRIVIVDSLTSWMAAGFRATEDLDHQRSETQLLLDALLSYQGKLLVITNEMHGTLHPTEEERIFTARMASVNRMLQIHAEKMYMLVSGLAIDLKSQGMRNEDER
- a CDS encoding DedA family protein, translated to MQNWITDFMEQYGYIGIALIIALENVFPPIPSEIILPFGGFMTTYTSLTIPGVIIAATIGSVLGAVILYGIGLLIDVERLEKIVERWGHVLRIKKEDIHRVDAWFDKYGMWTVLFCRMVPLVRSLISIPAGMSNMKFGLFLLFTTIGTLIWNVILVCVGAALGASWESILHFMDIYSIVVYVILAIIVIGCIIWWIRRSKKQK
- a CDS encoding ROK family protein; this translates as MTILGAIEAGGTKFVCGIGTENGEVLERVSFPTTTPEETMAQVISFFEGKGIEALGVGSFGPIDPIEGSPTYGYITTTPKPHWGQYNVIGKLKEHFNVPMTFDTDVNGAALGEATWGAAQGLESCLYITVGTGIGAGAVVGGKMVHGLSHPEMGHIIVRRHPEDTYEGFCPYHGDCLEGLAAGPAINKRWEQPAYELPADHKAWEIEAHYLAHALMNYVLILSPQKIVMGGGVMKQEHLFPMVRSKLQELLAGYVQHPALQSDIDQYVVSPGLGDNAGLCGSLALAKLALNK
- a CDS encoding RluA family pseudouridine synthase, whose product is MSQYYSPIVYTVTEQEDGWLLKTVLQRRLLVSRKLLSKIKLTEQGVMLNGERVYISVKVAAGDIVEVRMEQEESDDILPEPIPFTVLYEDEHLLIVNKDAGIIVHPTHGHYTGTLANGVVHYWKTKGERFRFRPIHRLDQETSGVLAIAKNPYVHQHVSEQMIAGTVDKKYIALVHGSPVPEQGAVDGPIDRDPEEPHRRIVTPDGYAARTLYTTVTRWSEGSASAISLKLESGRTHQIRVHMTSIGCPLIGDRMYKTLRVHEIDEQTMAVRDERDSWIERQALHACELTFEHPILQERITFQAPFPADMAALEKRLNDEAAPREEL
- a CDS encoding HRDC domain-containing protein codes for the protein MEVIFMNRLSKMSDQNAEYAQLWIGEEEDSWQLGWSRYEEGEREDSIWYEGTSWEELLHIYRLQLAIQMSEGYRPQLQGLFHENDDLKSRSYGGQRLHCYSELYGNEQLYTDLCTWRRKRAVSDRKAPYFVATNRLLRLISAFVPQSLDELMQLPGVGESKATEYGTEWMEITSGLERSTTFPLDWVYTALKEEEYESWLYKQREQKYKQELDKFTTRKQVLEGMKEGYTLEEIVNRSGLSRRELIELLETLDLEGYDIDCLLDVELAVMPENEQEAVWSAYEELGDTFLKPVLHKVYGGEKPDGGSLEQVYERLRMIRIRFRRHAETEKNVG
- a CDS encoding MOSC domain-containing protein; translated protein: MTLTSDRKPGEGTAVLAINVGLPQPLPGQKREVLSGIVKHPVSDAVFLSFTGMTGDSQADLVHHGGPDKAVCVYDYSRYTVLEQLMDRKLNWGACGENLTVEGCAEEDVRIGDVYELGEATVQVSQPRQPCFKLGARYDYKELPVYFQESGHTGFYFRVLQEGEVRPSSIFRRISTDPSSMTVLEANRIMHQGKEDMEGIQALLAIPALSDSWRQTLMKRLSKLANK
- a CDS encoding arsenate reductase family protein → MSNLKIYQYAKCGTCRKAVKWLEAQGHELELIPIFDSPPSESELTELIQKSGLEVKKFFNTSGEVYKEQQLKDKLPGMSADEQIRLLASNGRLIKRPIVTDGEKVTVGFKEETYEQEWNNA
- a CDS encoding phosphodiester glycosidase family protein — encoded protein: MKNVRTGKKWWTGAMALVLVLPVILSGAVSAPQTVDAKAAISTKVQKVKAAGRNFTVQTISIPKGTPVTVGLAKKQVGQTATLPSIVKAYGAQAAINGAFFEAYNGAPDPYGMLIANGKVIHIGRYGTSIGFKEDGSAIMDSLQVSLTGKVTDTKGKSRSWYATFINRTPSANASITMLYTPERGATVGFKGGTAVVMEKGIVTKKVPNTNVAIPKNGSVLVFTGNQKSSSDRFTVGSTVEMNYKYTNAAGKEIPWQDVVTAVGAGPRLVKDGKVAVNPTSEGFKDAKILNASGARSGIAIMADGSVMLATVSGATIKEWAAVMQKLGAKQAMNLDGGASSGMYAGGKMLTSPGRLLSNTLVFGGSVR
- a CDS encoding 5'-3' exonuclease H3TH domain-containing protein, which translates into the protein MNQRNEPTLLLVDGMAVLFRAFYATSASGYIRRTKAGLPTNAVYGFIRYFWDAVQTFGPSHVVCCWDMGGKTFRGEEYAAYKGNRAEAPDDLIPQFALIREVMDSLGIPNIGAQGFEADDCIGTLAKYYTEETDMNVMVLTGDHDMLQLINDRTSIIIMKKGHGNYMVYNPETLMAEKQLTPRQVIDMKGLMGDASDNYPGVRGIGEKTALKLVQEYGSIEGILSNMDKLTPSVRNKIENDLDMLHLSRKLAEIHCAVPVACALDICELRLDPDMVMDKFEQLEMKSLGSWMGVAIG